The DNA segment agcttcttcttttttcctcttttcctctgcatttctCACATTGCTTTctcatgttacctatagtctctaagttattccgcTCTGCATTTGTTCTCAGCCCAGATCctcttagctcagttctccttagctcagttCAGCTCAGTTCTCCTTCAGTCAGTCCTGACTCTTCAGCTCAGTCCCCTCCAGCTCAGTCCTTGCTCTTCGCCTGAATCCTGACTCTTCTccttgtcctcagcacttaaacatctttcagaatacatgatcacatgtcacaaagttcatcacaagttcctacaagaaatcaaatcataaattgaaatagaagttcaCAGCAGAGAACGTTTGCATGCATaaccattaggagtaattatctggctaaccatccatcacctgtcacagctccacaggttcactgaaggtttacaaccataaataaattattagtgaagttttgtatagacaAACCCAGTCAAcattttatcctctgtcctagAACCTATGAAAAgttgttagttccctttttatgacctttggttaattgttttacaacctcttggagtgtgctctgagtaggagaaagtctggttactatctaacagcaattaactggtgactcttgggagactggcagagctctcactgcagttttgactatcacaaaaaaaaaaaacttaatagcAGTCCCAGTATAAAAGAGCATAattactgatataattttaggaattcttataggatcatcattaagacttaggaagtcatctatttgtctatatagcatcactatgaGACAGTACATCATCGTAAATCTGTAgtgatctgctccaaaggggtgtgctattacttagtgattgttatatgtgtttaataataataacaacaggaaatgATTTTAATAGCAAgaatcttttctaaaatgaataaagaacaaCCTTGTGTAATAAGGACGAATCTGTAACAGATTGTATAAAAATCCGAGGCTGGCCATCTCAGGGTGAACagctgctagttattagcttgtcttgTTATGCTCCCAACAGATTGTGAATCCCCCACCCTACCTATGCTATTAGGATACAGTGAGAATTCATTGTATACTGTGGTGGTTTCCTACAGACCAGCCCTTCAAACCACCTAAGGTACCATTTAGACCAAGAACTTATCATTCAAATCTTAACAGTAATGGCAGGATTTGTCTTGATATTTTAAGATCAGAGTGACCTCCTGCTTTAACTATTTCTAAAGTCCTTTTATCCATGTGTTCACTGCTATGTGATCCAAACCCAGAGGACCCCCTCATGCCAGACATTGCATGGATCTGTAAAACCGAGACAAGCACAGTAGAACATCTCAGGGATGAACTCAGAAGTGTGTCATGTGATGCTACCATAAAGTCAGAATAATCTGAATTATAGCTGAAATAAACTTTAAATTACTGTTATAAAAAAGAATGACCCCTGATTTCCCCGCTCCCACACCCCTGTAGCCACACTCATCTATCCAAATGCTTTGCTATCAGGGACTGGAACTGTTTAACAGGGTTTGAAGGACTAGGGCGGTGGGtttattggaggaagtgcattAGTGTGGGTAGGCTTAGAGGTTTCAAAAAGCTCACACCAGGCATTGCATCACTGTGAGCTCCCCCCCTCCAttcccctctctctgctctcttctctcctctcttctttctcctctctcttcccttctctctcctctctcctccttcctctctttctcctctctctctctctctctctctctctctctctctctctctctctctctctgcttttctctctctgcctgaacATCATGAAGTAGTATCTACAGGACCACACCTGCCTTGCAGGCCACCGTGTTCCCCGCCATGATAGAagtggactaagcctctgaaagtGTAAACAGCTCTGGTTACATTCTTTCTCAGATACTAGCTGctgtgttcatggtgtctcttcacagaaataacaGTGTGACAAAGTCAGATACCAAGCAGTGACCATGCCTTAGAGTGTTGCAGTGAATACACAAAGCAGTTCCTTTGCTCTTGTTGATCTGACACTCTGTAGAGCATAAAGAAACAGTCGACACAGAcagagtgcaggcagaaaccctgAAGATAAATTAGGGAGAGGTAAGAAAATGATACAGTGGAAGAACATCTGCATTTTATCTTAATAGAAAGAACATCTGAATTCTGTGTTACTAGGGAGAACAACTGTATCCTGTATTAGTAGAGAGAATATCTGCAAACTGTGTTAGTAATGAGAACATCTGCATTCTGTGTTACTAGAGAGAATATCTGCATTATGTGTTAGTAGAGAGGCCATCTGTATTCTGTGTTGTTAGGGACTAGAATGAGTGGAATAAGAGTGGATACACAGAATAGAGTCCCAACCCAGGGCAATGTAAGAGTAAATGTCCCCCACAAATGTCACCACAGCCTGCAGATATTTCTGTAGATCAGAGGGGTGTAAGTGCCTCTGTGGTCAGGTGGGTGAGTGGGCTCCAGTACTCACTCTCATCCCTTCTTCCCCACAAGAAAGAGAAGTGAACGGCGAGcactgagaaactgaggcatCTGAAAGGAGAGATCTGAGGTCATCCTTACATTCTTCCACATAACACCTACCCGAAATCATGTCCAAGTCTAGACATGAGGCCAGGAGGCACAAGAAGACAGAGCTGTTATGCGTAGTGTGACATCTACTTCTGGCACTGAAGGGAAGGGAGATTTGTGTGAATTCAAGATTAGCTTGAGCTAAATAGTGCATTGCAGCCCAGGTGGGTGGCAGTGTGACACTTTCTCAAATCATCGGGGCCGAGGATGCGTCTTAGTCGGCACAGTGCCTGCCTGGCGAGTGTGAAGCCCCGGGCTCCATCCCAAGCACACCATGATTGGGTTGTTGCAACACACAGCTAAAATGTCTGGATTCAGGATGTGGGGTAGGACGATGAGTTCAAGGACACCATTAGGTaaatagaggccagcctgggcaggaGATGCTTCCacagacaaacaacaaaccaaacagaaTAAGAAGGAAGAgattatgggagagggagaagctgTGACCTACAGGTCCGTACCCTTTGTGGGGACTCAGACACTGAGATAAACTCTGAGGGATCAGGTCAGAGCATGAGCTTGACCAGCAGTGTAAACCTGGAAATAGTGCTAAAGACCTCATAAACTAAGAGCAAACGATAATCTGAATTTTGAAATGAGGTGGTTCCTCTGTGACCCTAGAGCTAGAGCAAGAGAAGGGTAGCTTTCAAACCCACTCAGAAACTGGCTTGTCAGAGAGTGTAGGCCACCTGACCGAAAAAGGAAATGCTCCCCAGGCCTCTTGGGCAGGAGGTAACAGGCCTTGGGGACAGAGGGCATCATCAAATCACAGTCATGCGTGTCTCTACTTGCTGGGTGTGGTAGGAACCACAGCCTCTGAGGACTGGAACATCTATAGAGCCCTCCATATACCTTTCATCTGGAGCCTCTCATGGGAGCAAGGAACCAGGAAGCTGAGAACAGAAAGGAGATCTAGGCAAGAGGACATTCTACTGTGTAGAAGGAGACTGCTCCTTTGTCCCTCTAGGCTCTGGTGTGGGTGAAGGTGACAACTGAGCTGAAGAAATGATCCGCAGAGGAATAGGATTGTGGCTCCCTTCAGTTCTGCTCCTCTCTCGGGTCCCAGGTGAGCACGGGACAAGTATGTCAGATCCATCATTGAAAATGGAAGCTCCTGCTGTAAGCCTGACAGGGCCACGGGAGGTGAATGGAGCATccagcacagacagacaggcctAGAGAGAAGGCCAGAGtgtgggtttgggggtggggagggatgggACCCAGGAGCGGTCAGCATCTTCTTCACTGGTGCTGACAGGTGTCCGTGCACATTACAGTCATGTCTACCACATGTGAGACAGAATCAGGACCCACTGAGTGGGTCACCTGTGATGGTCATTGCCATAACCACATAATCTCTATTTATCTTACGACGTCTCCATAACCTCAGTGCTGACTCCtgctctgacaaagcctctctcctttctcactgTTGTCTCAAGACCTGAGAGTTTTCTAAGAGCTGACTCAAGGGAGGCCTTCCTCCTCATCCAGCTATAAGATGCAGAATGGAGATTTGTGTTTTCTAGGCTGTGTCCCTCTGCGTGGCCCCAGCAGTGTGACAGGCACTGAGGGGGAGTCCCTGAGCGTGACTTGTCCATATGAGGAGAGATTCAAGTCGACCATCAAATACTGGTGCAGAGGGTCACTTATTCTACTTTGCGAAGATATTGTCATGACCAGAGGCTCAGAAGAAGCTAGGAATGGCCGAGTGTCCATCAGGGATGATCCAGACAACCTGACCTTCACAGTGACCTTGCAGAGCCTCACCCTGGAGGATACAGGCACCTACATGTGTGGGGTGGGAACACCATTTCCCTATCACCCCTTTGGGAATAAAATGTCATTCAGGGTTGAGGTGTCTGTGGTCCCAGGTAAGCCTCCTTCATGTCAGGGCAGCCTGAGTCCAGGCCTGTCATTCcctcatggaagaaggaagccatGATCCTtagcatgaggaactgtgagagTGAGTGATCCAGGACAGAGTGTGCATCCACACATGCTTCTGTGAgaacatgtgtggtatgtgtgatagtgtgtgtatatactagtacatgtgtgtccatgcacaGGCACAGTGGGGAGCCTGTGTCCTTAGGTGGCCttttactaatttatttgtttgcttgttagtgtatttatctgtctatttgtctgtgaATAGGGGCTGGCCCATGCTGTGTAAGAGTCAAAGGAGaacttctgggggctggggatttagctcagtggtagagcacttacctaggaagcgcaaggccctgggttcggtccccagctccgaaaaaaagaaccaaaaaaaaaaaaaaaggagaacttCTGGGTGTCAGTTCTCTATTTACAACTTGTgggtcaaactcaagtcatcaggcttggcaaacACGGACCCCCTGAGTCCTCTTCTCAGCCCCTGTTGTGGATTCTCTGTGTCCACTGTGGGACAGTTTCAGGTGTGAAACTTTCTAGAGACAGGCTCtgagtctctgcctctctgtgactTTCTGTCCTGATAAGACACAAGTCCTCCTTCTCAGGTCTCATATGATCCTGTCCCCAATCTCCATATGGGAACAGAACCCCTGCACATCAACTCCCCTCTCTCAAGGTGCCTCTGACCTGGGACTGAGTGGATAGTTCCCTTCTATTGGGATTCTTGGGGTACCAGCTTCATCACTGGTTCTGTGacttctgagacaccgccagagacagaaggaggagcCTAGATAGTGTATAGGGCATCTCAGCACCCTGAGGACCCCCTTCAACTCCTCCAAACTCCCCCATGTCCCTGTTTCCCAGCAACAATTTACTGCTGGACGAAACTCAGAGGATTCCTCCAGTTTCCCCTTGCAGGATGGAAAACAGGCTTTCAGCTACTTTGGTGGCCAATGTTCTCCATGTCTATAGTTCATTCTCAGATTATGGGGCCTCTCTTGTTCTTAGAGCCCAATTAGAGCATCTCTTTAAGGGCAGGAGTAGTGAGGGGCTTAAAGAAGGAATCAAATGCCTCTGATGATCCCAGTTGGTATCATCACatcttctttctgttcttgttcttcttgttcttcatctttctccttctttttctccttctccttctccatcttcatcatcatcatcatagttaTTTGAGAGAGGATATCAAGTAGTCCAGGTTAACCACATCTCACTGTGTTCTCAGGATTCATCTTGAATGCCTGCTTTTTTGCAGCTCCAGCACTCGAATTGCAAACATACATCAGCAAACCCAGCTCCTGGTTCTCAATTTTGATTTTCCCCTTATGTTTCCCAGCAACTTCCTCTGTGGATCCACACTGAAGTCTGGGAAGGCAAATCCCACTGACACAGCTGTCTCTCTGCAGTAGAGGCCACTCTCTCCAGGGCCCTGCAATCACCTGcctttctagaattttccatctAATCATTCCTCAGAGAACACTGCCCAGCTTCCTTTCTGGCTAACACTGGGAATGAGTGGACCAGGCAGGCAAGGAGTACCATTACCCTGTTTGTCCCCAGAAGGATGGCAGACAAGGAAGCAAACAGTGTGGTTGAGGTTGGATGGGACCTGGTACTCATTAAGTGTCTTGTCACTGACACTTCCACTCTCCTCTGTAAGAAGACTGTCTCCATGTTTACAAGTGCAGGCCAGACACTGTGCACCCTGAGATGGGCTGGGAAGGGAATCCCTGACCAGGCATTGGTGTGGCCATGGGGATGATAGGCTGTCAGACAGCTGTCCACATGCCCCAGGGAGCTGTGTAAAGCAGAGTGACAGAGCTTCCTGTGGGTAGGAAGCAATGTGGAGGTCATGGGAATTGTCTTGTGTTCCCATCATTGGTTCCAATCACAGGTTCAAGTCCTGGGAGCAGTATAAAAATCCTGGAGCCCACCAGATCCACAGCCAGTTACATTCAGCCCAGCGTGACCACAAATGAAACAATTCCTGCTCCCAGCCCACAGACTCGGTGAGGAAACCATATCCTTGAGGCCTTCGTATTGGGCAGGAGGGTTCATACTGAGAGAGCAGAGGTAGAAGGGTTTGGATCTCCCTCTTGTATGCCCCTCCTGCATTTCCCAACCTCAGGCTAACCTGGAGGGTTTTGTGAGTGCCATTTGCTTATCTAAAAATAAGGACACAGAAGTGAGACTCAGATACAGACCCACCGAGCTGGAATTATTTTCCTGCCAAGCAGGCGCTACCTAAACACATCCAGAGCCTTGAGAAATGGCTTGGTGAAGATGGTTCTGCCCATCTGAGTACATCTCAATTTGAGCCATATTACCTACAGGGAAAATCAGGCATTGTGGCACATAAAAGGCCAGAAATATTGAGGTGGAGACGGAAGGATGCCTGAGACCCCCTGGCTACACAGCGTACTTGTCAAGTGACAGAGTAGTGAGATATGCTGTCAGAAAAGAAGACAGAtggtgtgctgtggtggctcccacctttaatcccagcacttgggaggcagaggcaggtcaagCTCTGTGACTTTcggaccagcctggactacatagtgaactccattctagcctggactacatagtgagacctgtctcaagacagacacagaagtgTGGCTCTTGAGGAATGACCGaggttattctctgacctctacattcaCGCACACCCATGTgcacctgcatacatacacatgagcacacacatacacacacacacacacacacacacacacacacacacacacaaacaattatctatgtaaaataaataaggcaCGGGGTGTGGAAACACAAGACACCCAGTATATGGGAAGTGAAGACAGGTGGATGTCTAGGAGTTGAAGGTCATTGTGTTTCAGCTAGGCCTATAtagtatgtataaatatatgcatacattcatacatacatacatacatacatacacacacacacacacacacacacacacacacacacatatatatatatatatatatatatatatatatatatatatatatgaatgacacCCAGGAGAAAGTGTGAGGAGAAGTCCAGTTAGAAGAGATCTGAGTGTGGGTAGGGGAGGAGGTGCCGGCCAGGTTAGAGGTTAGAGTCCCATGGGTTTGGCCTGGAGAGAGCAGGCCAGGCCCGAGTTCGCGGCTCCTTCTTGGGCTATGGATTAATCACACTGGACTGTCAGGCAGTCCTGTTCTTGTCCCTGAATAGATCTCTGCAGACACAGACCTGGGGAGGACACAGGAACATAGCACAGGGCATCAGCATCCCCTTCTCAGAAGGAGACTTATTGTGACTATGTCCCTTCCAGGTCCCTTCTGAGCAGCCTCTACTTCTGGGTTCTGGTGTTTCTGGAGTTGCCCCTGTTCCTGTGCATGATTAGTGCCGTCCTGTGGGTGAACAGGCCTTAGAGGTGCTCTGGGAGGCACGGCATTTGGCCCTGTCATGGATACCAGTGAAGACTGTTGACGTGGAGGCTCTGTCCTGGACACATCACCTATATTCGCTGAGGAGAACAAGTAAACCTGTGTCCTTGAGAATGCTCTGAGATTGTTAGAAGATTCTTTGCGCTCTATCAAACACATAGAAGAATGTGCCCAATAAATACCCGCTGGagaattggctcagtggttaagagcagcagctgctcttccagaggccctgattTCAAATCCCAGTCACCacactggtggctcacaacctcctgcaATAGGATCCGATTCCCTCCTCTGCTATACAGGTGCACATGCAGATAGTATactcatatattaaataaatttattaaaattaattgcATAGAATTATAACACAGCACCTTTACTTGTTCTTTGGTGTGTTCACATTGTGTACAACATGGCTCTATCCTGTCCACCTGCGTCCCCACCGTCCCACTCCCTCAGGCCTGTGTCCCCTGCTCCCCTTCATGTTccgtttctctttttctttttgaatctcACAGAGAACAGTTAGTGCCTCCTGACTGAATGCTAGCTGACCTTGCTGACCTCGTCTTGGGCGTGTAACCAAGGCTGTAGTGACCTTGGGATCACGAGACAAAGCCACATTCAGAACTCAGCATTTCAGGGCACTCTCCTCCCCTACCTCTGCCTGTGgaactctttcctctccctccctgccttgtcTGGAATTCCTGGTGTCATACAGGGCTGAGCACCTGATGGTCACTTACACCACAACAGAAGGAAACATCGCCAACCAAGGCCAGGGCATCACTCATTAACAGGTAGAGATGTAGATATTTAGAGGACAATTTGACAGCTTCTCCAATAAATATGTACACCTTCCATGAGAAATACTCAATGCACTGTGTCCTCCAGATTCTGTAATACAATGTGGTCTATACTGATGATCCCCCTGTCTCATGTCACATCCCTGCTTCCCAGCCACCCTGGTGACATCCTGAATTTAATACGTATCTGCTTGGCTTAAGGCTTTGCCACATACATGCTCATGGGCTTGTCGAAGGTGTATTttttagcttctctgggtctgaTTGTTATATAAACAAggttatatatttttttgttttacatacaTAGAATCTCACTACAGATGTCTGGTCCAGAATTCATTGTATTGACCcgtttggccttgaactcagaaattgaCCAGGACTGTCATACCAGAACCAATGTTACATTTACCCCCTGTGTTCTGAAGTAACCCCAAAGCCTGACTAATAGAACAAGCACTTTGCCACAGAGATGCACCCCACACTCCcctcctatctgtctgtctgtctgcctgcctgtctgcctgtctttcaaTGTTCTCcgtcctttcttcttccttctttgtcattaatagggtctcactatacagcCCAGGGCAGTTTCCAACCCCcgatcctgatcctcctgcctctgccccctagttctggggttacagccatgtgctaccatgcccagtaaCCTGCTTCATTTCTAAGTCCTGTGGCTTTACCAGTTAACATTGTGTCTTTGAGGTTCCAACAACTGATATGTGGATGCTCTAACGTGCACCCAGCCTGTGCTGCCCTCTGGTTGGTTATGTAAGCACCGAAGACATCATTTTTCCCTTCTGTGGTTAAACACTTTAGAAGGTCTTTTCCCTTCACCTTCCTTCCccattcttgttttcttcctccctcccccttcctgctGTTGTTATGAAATACAACACAAGCACACGTCACCAAGACCtgctttttatgtgagttctgctGATCtgcctcaggtcctcatgctggtTCAACATGCCCTTTATTGACTGAACTACCTccattgtcttatatagatatagatatagatatagatatagatatagatatagatatagatatagatatagatatagatatagatatagatatggatatagatatagatatgtatagatagatagttatagcaatagacactgatatatagagatagacaTATGCACAGAGATATAGAGAAGGAGATATACCTTTTGATGATTAGCTTTTAATTGCAATGTAGCAAATTAGTCAATATTGCCTTTCTGGCTTAGGCCTTTAACTCTGAGTTAAGAAATTTCCATACAAGCAcgtgcttgcaatcccagcacacttgacttagaggcaggagaatctggagtttcatcctcagctacatggtaAATTCTAGGTCATCTTAGACGACATACGACggtggagagatggtttggcagTCACAACACTGGCTTCTCATCCACGTTTGCACTCCATAGAAGCTCACAGTGGCCTCTAACTCcatttctaggggatccaacTTCCTCTCTGGCCCTGTCTGAGCACTGCCAGGTACAGTAACATGCACGGGGGCACAAACTCTcatgcaaataaaaagaaacaaaaatattctcaataaaataaacaacctaagaagatgaagaggaggggaagactgGTAATAACAGGGAGAAGAGAAGGTGACACCctaaaatttaaat comes from the Rattus norvegicus strain BN/NHsdMcwi chromosome 10, GRCr8, whole genome shotgun sequence genome and includes:
- the Cd300c gene encoding CMRF-35-like molecule 4 yields the protein MIRRGIGLWLPSVLLLSRVPGCVPLRGPSSVTGTEGESLSVTCPYEERFKSTIKYWCRGSLILLCEDIVMTRGSEEARNGRVSIRDDPDNLTFTVTLQSLTLEDTGTYMCGVGTPFPYHPFGNKMSFRVEVSVVPGSSPGSSIKILEPTRSTASYIQPSVTTNETIPAPSPQTRSLLSSLYFWVLVFLELPLFLCMISAVLWVNRP